Part of the Desulfovibrio sp. TomC genome, TACACACAATAGACACGCTTTGCCCATCACCCGCGCTTACAAATTTAGGACAAAGCAAATTATGAAACATAATTAGAAACAAAATAATAACAACAAGCTTGCCTCCCACGGCCTGACAATAGTTCATAAAGCGCCTCGCAGTTAAGTTTTTAAATGCAATCTATAGCCAGATGCTAGTTTTATTTGCTATAGGCGCAAATGCTGTTGTTAAAAATATATGCTCTTCTTTCACGGTGCACTAACTGTATATCTTTACGAGCTTTTTTATTACTTTTATCACAAAAAAATTGACTTTGCAAGGCGACATCGCACCACCTGGAGTATATATTATTTTTAAAGCGTACGATATTTTCCGAATCCTGAGGCGACCCCTATTTGATTGTTGTTGATGTATGTCATCACTGAATATTTGATTGTTGAACACTTTGTTCATCTGAAATTGTTCTAACTATCATTCAGGGGTATGTCCAAAACTGCTGACGAGGACAAACAGATTGTTATGAGGTTGAAAAAAATAAACATTCTGTTGTATTTCAGCGCCATAATGATACTTGAATTTCGGAGATAACAGCTCCGGTGAATACTATCATAATGATGTGGCAGTTTTAGCAGCGGACCATCTTGTCGTGACGTGACCTGCCCCCAGGAGTTGTACCAACGATTATGTTAGTCTGCACTCCGTCCTATTTGCAAGCGGTGGTCCCCAGGGGGAGCATCCGGCCCCGAGGGGCAGGATGGCCACCGGTACTGGCGGCCGTTGCCCCAGGGAACTGTGCGGCCTAACTGTATTATACTCTGTTCGCCACATTTCCAGAACGATCTGGGCTTCCCGCAGCGTGTAGAATATCTCCCCGTTTAGTTTCTCATCTCGCATCTTGCCGTTGAAACTTTCGCAGTAGCCATTTTCCCACGGGTAGCCTGGCTCGATGTACAACGTTTTGACCCCGACCTTGGCTAAAAATCTCCTGACCGCGTGGGCGGTGAACTCGGCTCCGTTGTCAGATCGGAGATGATCCGGTGGCCCACGATCAACAAACAATTCCACTAGGCATTGCATCACATCGTCTGAGCGGAGTTGCCTTGCTACGTAAGCGGTCAATCAGGCCCTTCTTGTGTGGGCCGCAGGCGGCAGGTTGAGCTCAGGCTGGTATGATGAGGCTTTGAGGATCGATGTACTGGGGCAGGAGGGCCTTGCGTTGGGCGTCAGTGGTTGCCTGCCGGCAAGTGCTCGAAGAGGTGGCGTAGATAGCGGTATGGCTCCAGCCCGTTGGCCTTGGCCGTTTCGATGAGGGAGTAGATGGTGGCCGAGGCGTCGGCTCCGCGCGGATGGCCTGAGAACAGCCAGTTTTTGCGGCCCACGGCAAAGGGACGGATGGCGTTTTCGGCCAGGTTGTTGTCCGGGCGCAGTCGGCCGTCTTCCAGGTAGACGACCAACCGCTCCTACTGTTTGATGGCATAGCCGATGGTCTTGCCAAGCAGACTCTTAGGCGGCGTGCTGGCGACGCGGGCATCGAGCAGCGCCTTGAGCTTGTCCAGTATCGGCCTGGACTTTTCCGCCCGCAGGGTGGCGATCTGCTCCGGCTTGAGCTTTTGCTTTTCGGCTTGGCGCTCCACGTCGTAGAGCTTGCCGATCAGGTCCAGGGCGGCATGGGCCGTACCGCCCTTGCCCTTCTTGCCGGCAGTCTTCTCGACTTCGACGAATTTGCGCCGGACATGGGCCATGCAGCCGAGGTGGCGCAGACCTTCCCGTTCGCCGAGAGCCTCGTAGCTGCTGTAGCCGTCGGTCTGGAGATAGCCTTTGAAGTCGCCAAGAATTTCCGCAGCCACGCTGCCGGCCCGGGGCGGATGATAGCGAAACAGGACGACCGGCTTTCCCGGTGTTCCGCCCCGGGCGACCCACATGTACGACTTGCTGGTGTTGGCCCGGTCCAGCTCGCGCAGCACCTGGACCGTGGTTTCGTCCATGTTGACGATGGGACCGGAGTGAATTTCGGCGATGATCATGTCGATGAGCGGATTGCAGGCCTTGGCCACGCGGATAATCCAGCCGGCCAGAGTGCCCCGGGAGATGTCCAGCTGATCCTCCTGGCGGTACAGGGGCAACGCGTCGGCGTACTTGGCCACGACGACATGGGCCAAAAGGCCCGGGGTGACGATACCTTGGGGGATAATCTGGGGCGGCATGGACACGGTTTTCACCGTCGGCCCGTCGGCTTCCACGCCCTCGCAGGCCCGGCAGGCGTATTTGGGCCGGATGTGGCGGATGACCTGGATCTTGGCCGGCACGATGTCGAGCTTTTCGCTGACTTCCTCACCGATGCGGACCAGCTCAGTGCCGCAGGGGCAGGCCTTCTCCGATTCTGGCAGGTCGTGGATGATCTCCACCCGGGGCAGATCAGCAGGGATGGGGCGACGGCCGCGTTTGCGGCGGGTGCTCGCCGGGGCGCAGGCCTCCCCGAAGGTCTGCGGTTTCTGCTCCTCCACGGCCTGCTCGGCCTCATCGAACAGGGAAAGCTGCTGCTCTTGGCCGGTGCGGGGCTTTTTCTCGGACTTCGGGCCGTAGATGATCAGGTTCAGGAGCCGAAGGCGCTGCTCAAGCTGGGCAATATGTTGCTGCTGGTCAGCTTGGCTGGCGGCCATGTCGGCGAGAAGGCCTTTCAGCGTGGCAGGGTCGTCAGGAAGGGAATTGATGTCCACAGCCCGGACAATATGCCAGCATTACCCAATATTATCAAGGCAATACTGGTCAAAAGATCGTCGAGTACTCGAAGCGGGAATGGCCTTTTACAGCCAGAGGATCCAGACCGTCGAGCAGCCAGGCGAGCTGCCTGGAGTCGATGGTCAGCACCTCGGCCTCGCTGGTCGGCCAGCGAAACGAGACCAATGCACAGTAAAATTGAATAAAATGTTGTAAATTTAAGTATTTGATGTATATTTTCTTCATCGAATTCGATGGAGGCGAACATGAGCGAGCGCACTTCTTCCAAGCCAGGCATTGCCGACTACGTTGTAGCCCGTCGCAAACGCAAGGAGTGCTTTCTCGACGAGATTGATCGTCTTATCGACTGGAACCCGCTGGAAAAGCTTTTGCGCAAAACGCTTAAGCGGGTGGTCAACGCCGCGGGCAATCCGGCCTATCCGCCGCTTCTCATGTTCAAGATCCTTCTTCTTCAGCGCTGGTACAACCTCAGCGACGCGGCGGTGGAAGAGGCCCTGTACGATCGCCTCTCCTTTGTCCGGTTCGTTGGCCTTTCCCTGGATCACGATGAAGTGCCCGATGCCACCACGATCTGTCGCTTCCGTCAGAGCCTCGTTGAGCGCAATGTGCAAAAACGTTTGCTGGACAAGCTCAACCATCAGTTGCAGCGACGCGGCCTCCTGGTCCGAGAAGGAGCCATCGTCGACGCCAGCGTGGTGTCGTCCGCGCGCCGGCCGCTCAAGGTGCTCGACGTGCTCCCGCAGGATCGTCAGGAAGACAACGCGGGCGGGACGGATGTGACGATCAGCTATTCCGATGACGCCGAGGCGGCTTGGCTGCGCAAGGGCAACCGAGCGTATTATGGGTATAAAATCCACGTCGCCACGGACACTCGGGATGGCTTTGTCCTCGGCGGCCATGCC contains:
- a CDS encoding IS5 family transposase, with product MSERTSSKPGIADYVVARRKRKECFLDEIDRLIDWNPLEKLLRKTLKRVVNAAGNPAYPPLLMFKILLLQRWYNLSDAAVEEALYDRLSFVRFVGLSLDHDEVPDATTICRFRQSLVERNVQKRLLDKLNHQLQRRGLLVREGAIVDASVVSSARRPLKVLDVLPQDRQEDNAGGTDVTISYSDDAEAAWLRKGNRAYYGYKIHVATDTRDGFVLGGHATPANRSDTEEFVAVLDEVDAKAGESIFADKGYSSQLNRYVLHVRGLADGIMYKAARNRELTPSEKIANRQISSVRAKAERAFGTLKRGYGFYRARYLGRAKVELEFLLNVMAFNLKKAVLKAAC